A genomic stretch from Polyangium spumosum includes:
- a CDS encoding ATP-binding protein: protein MRLDHKLEQTIGAAYLVAILAALVIGGVASFALQSVIASQDRVEDIYGAELIEVERLRASAMEKSAQGRAYLLTSDAELLEESYAARKAFEARLGVLLARAEDPAERARLERIAAAQKAHHEALARAFAVHRAGGKPEDVGRVVGAEVIPKLGALEVAIGDYELFVDSRLEVARDGARQAASRASRLVVIVACGAVLLAAGLGVLLTRTMHRLYRAAEERLALFAREERARAEAEAARRDLAETVERLSRVNADLDAFAGRIAHDLRNLLTPISLVPPRLRRADDKEATERIAASLERSVTRANAVLEGLLAFSRSSRPDDTRQMASMREVIAEVAEELAQTATEVRAEVTIQVEDTRVACSPELLHVVVLNLLGNALKYLAGREERRVVVRACRTDDGFVELAVEDTGPGIPEGAKDRIFEPFYRVPGVHAPGTGIGLATVRRIVTAHEGRIACVSALGRGTTFRVWMPCAERKGLPLPPRPAPAGRGAPEATAPLPREGEGLGARES, encoded by the coding sequence ATGAGGCTCGATCACAAGCTCGAGCAGACGATCGGCGCGGCCTACCTCGTCGCCATCCTCGCCGCGCTCGTCATCGGCGGCGTGGCGAGCTTCGCCCTGCAATCGGTGATCGCGAGCCAGGACCGCGTCGAGGACATCTACGGCGCAGAGCTCATCGAGGTCGAGCGGCTACGCGCCTCCGCGATGGAGAAGTCCGCGCAGGGTCGAGCCTACCTGCTCACCAGCGACGCCGAGCTGCTCGAGGAGAGCTACGCGGCGCGGAAGGCGTTCGAGGCCCGGCTCGGCGTGTTGCTCGCGCGGGCCGAGGACCCGGCCGAGCGCGCGCGCCTCGAGCGCATCGCGGCCGCGCAGAAGGCCCACCACGAGGCCCTCGCGCGGGCGTTCGCGGTGCACCGCGCAGGCGGCAAGCCCGAGGACGTGGGCCGCGTCGTCGGGGCCGAGGTGATCCCGAAGCTCGGCGCGCTGGAGGTGGCGATCGGCGACTACGAGCTCTTCGTGGACTCGCGCCTCGAGGTCGCCCGCGACGGCGCCCGGCAGGCCGCGAGCCGCGCGTCGAGGCTCGTCGTGATCGTCGCCTGCGGCGCGGTGCTGCTCGCGGCGGGCCTCGGCGTGCTGCTGACGCGCACGATGCACCGGCTCTACCGCGCCGCCGAGGAGCGGCTCGCCCTCTTCGCGCGGGAGGAGCGCGCCCGCGCCGAGGCCGAAGCGGCGCGGCGCGACCTCGCCGAGACCGTCGAGCGGCTCTCGCGGGTCAACGCGGATCTCGACGCGTTCGCCGGCCGCATCGCCCACGATCTGCGGAACCTGCTCACGCCGATCTCGCTCGTGCCGCCCCGCCTCCGGCGCGCCGACGACAAGGAGGCGACCGAGCGGATCGCCGCCTCGCTCGAGCGCTCGGTGACGCGGGCAAACGCGGTGCTCGAGGGCCTGCTCGCGTTCTCACGGTCGAGCCGCCCCGACGACACGCGCCAGATGGCCTCGATGCGCGAGGTGATCGCGGAGGTCGCGGAGGAGCTCGCGCAGACGGCGACCGAGGTGCGCGCGGAGGTGACGATCCAGGTCGAGGACACACGCGTGGCGTGCTCGCCGGAGCTCTTGCACGTGGTGGTGCTCAACCTGCTCGGCAACGCGCTGAAGTACCTCGCAGGCCGCGAGGAGCGGCGCGTCGTGGTGCGCGCCTGCCGGACGGACGACGGGTTCGTGGAGCTCGCCGTCGAGGACACGGGCCCGGGCATCCCCGAGGGGGCCAAGGACCGCATCTTCGAGCCGTTTTACCGCGTCCCCGGCGTCCACGCGCCGGGCACCGGGATCGGCCTCGCCACGGTGCGTCGCATCGTGACCGCACACGAGGGCCGCATCGCGTGCGTGTCGGCGCTCGGCCGAGGGACGACGTTTCGGGTGTGGATGCCGTGTGCGGAGCGAAAGGGCCTGCCCCTCCCTCCTCGCCCCGCTCCTGCGGGGAGAGGGGCGCCGGAGGCCACCGCCCCCCTCCCCCGCGAGGGAGAGGGGCTCGGGGCGCGGGAATCATAA
- a CDS encoding alkaline phosphatase family protein has product MSGRIGDDHDVARRRVLLGLGAAISAAAVGCGGEASATDVGGAGVGAGASGAGAGGAGGAGGMGMGGEGGAGGGDPGESCTDSGGLTPEELLAPIDTFVILMMENRSFDHYLGSLRSIEGRDVIGLDGTEKNPAPDGTWVGAFKLDDFTPEDPPHNWDASHAQWNGGKNDGFVLAHAGSSQADVMGYHVREQLPALYALADAHAVCDRWFASVMGPTWPNRFYLHGGTSKGQKGNLPVLGYDSIFKYLDEAKVSHRVYFHDVAWCSGGYLKTTGLSGIEKFFEDAAAGALPNVVFIDPQFFGAGANDDHPDHDIRLGQALIASVYAALAKSPQWGRCMFVLTYDEHGGFFDHVSPPTTEDDEAEFRQLGFRVPSIVAGPFTRKGCAVSTELEHVSVIRTLCRRFGLPAWNERIAAANDLSSCIQPAYLTAPRPPVELPPVDVSMVELHARVERADTHPELREALDRGLIPRHLDRRGEGMVITKRVIEAGARLGVVRVRE; this is encoded by the coding sequence ATGTCCGGACGGATCGGTGATGACCATGATGTCGCGCGCAGGCGGGTGCTCCTCGGCCTCGGCGCGGCGATCTCGGCGGCGGCCGTGGGTTGTGGCGGCGAGGCTTCGGCGACGGACGTCGGGGGCGCAGGCGTGGGCGCCGGCGCGTCCGGCGCGGGCGCGGGCGGCGCGGGCGGCGCGGGCGGAATGGGAATGGGCGGTGAAGGTGGCGCGGGCGGAGGGGATCCGGGCGAGAGTTGCACGGACTCGGGTGGTCTCACGCCCGAGGAGCTGCTCGCGCCGATCGACACGTTCGTGATCCTGATGATGGAGAATCGTTCGTTCGACCATTACCTCGGCAGCTTGCGCTCGATCGAGGGCCGCGACGTGATCGGCCTCGACGGCACGGAGAAGAACCCGGCGCCGGACGGGACCTGGGTCGGGGCCTTCAAGCTCGACGATTTCACGCCCGAAGATCCGCCGCACAACTGGGACGCCTCGCACGCGCAATGGAACGGCGGCAAGAACGACGGGTTCGTCCTGGCGCACGCGGGCTCTTCCCAGGCGGACGTGATGGGGTATCACGTGCGGGAGCAGCTCCCGGCCCTGTATGCGCTCGCCGACGCGCACGCCGTCTGCGACCGGTGGTTCGCCTCGGTCATGGGGCCGACCTGGCCGAACCGGTTTTACCTGCACGGCGGGACGAGCAAGGGGCAAAAGGGCAACCTGCCGGTCCTCGGGTACGACAGCATCTTCAAATACCTCGACGAGGCCAAGGTCAGCCACCGGGTGTATTTCCACGACGTCGCGTGGTGCTCGGGTGGGTATCTCAAGACGACGGGGCTCTCGGGCATTGAAAAGTTCTTCGAGGACGCGGCGGCGGGCGCGCTGCCGAACGTGGTCTTCATCGATCCGCAGTTCTTCGGCGCCGGGGCGAACGACGACCACCCGGATCACGACATCCGGCTCGGGCAGGCGCTCATCGCGAGCGTCTACGCGGCGCTCGCCAAGAGCCCGCAATGGGGCCGGTGCATGTTCGTCCTGACCTACGACGAGCACGGCGGGTTCTTCGACCACGTCTCTCCGCCGACGACGGAGGACGACGAGGCCGAGTTCCGGCAGCTCGGCTTCCGCGTCCCCTCGATCGTGGCCGGGCCGTTCACGCGGAAGGGTTGCGCGGTGAGCACGGAGCTCGAGCACGTCTCGGTGATCCGCACGTTATGCCGGCGGTTCGGGCTGCCGGCGTGGAACGAGCGAATCGCCGCGGCGAACGATCTGTCCTCGTGTATTCAGCCGGCGTATTTGACGGCGCCGCGTCCGCCGGTGGAGCTGCCGCCGGTGGACGTCTCGATGGTGGAGCTGCATGCGCGGGTGGAGCGGGCGGACACGCACCCCGAGCTCCGGGAGGCGCTCGATCGAGGGCTCATTCCGAGGCACCTCGACCGGCGCGGGGAGGGGATGGTGATCACGAAGCGGGTGATCGAGGCGGGGGCGAGGCTCGGGGTGGTGCGGGTGCGGGAGTGA